The genomic segment agaaaaaagttgCAAAAGAACAAATAGGTCATTCTTAAATTCTTCAAACAGTACTCAGTAAAATGAAGCCTTTAtttacttaaacatttatttacttctaGGAAATAAGTCCTTTCCTAATTTCAAACAACTATGAGAGAACTGCTGTTTTCTTCCACACTCATTTTCCAGAGCGTCAAACTGGAAGTCACATATACATCTATGAACGGAAGTTAAAACGGAAATTCAACCAGAGATGAAATTCTGAACCGTGTTTAGATCTTTCTCAGAGAAATAGACATTGCTGAGCAGAAATATTCAGATGCTGCTTAAATATGCTAGTAAATACTAGGTAAAATTCATGGAACTAGCAAAAAACCACTATGAACTGCTTTACCAAATATCACTACTGAGGAAATGTatgagaaaaaacacaaaatataaaatcatatattaatgcaatGCCAGATTTTAAATAAAGACCTTTAGTTTCCCTCATGGTGTAGTTTTATTGTTTCTTCCACAATATTCAGATGTGCAAGAAATTTCACAAGAGAACAAGTCAGCAAGCTCATAAGAAGGCAGCAAATTCTTCACAAGTCAACGGGCTCTTGAACCCACAAAAAGACAAGAAGCAAGTGTAAgattataaaatgttaaagatGAAATTCCATCACAATGTACTTTTTTCAAGCTCTATTGGAAATTTAACACAAATATCAGTGTTAATTACACTTTGTCATGTATATTTTGAGCTTGCTTTAAGCTCATACACTGAAAGGAAGTTTCATTTCATGCacaaaatctgttgcattcctgaCTTCCTTAATAAAACTATAGCTGAATATTTCCAGTGccaaaaaaattcaacaaagctAAACGACAGGAAAATGCAAGTTAGTAAGCTTTTGCTTGATGCTTCTGAGCAATAATACAAAATCATCAAACTGATACttagaaacaacaaaaagacactGTTATCTCGATAATTTCATCTTAGTTTCAACACCAAACAGTATAGAAAGCATCCAAGTTTCTGTTACAGTTTTCTAATTTAACTTAATCATGATGGTCAATATTTAGGATCAAAAGGTAATTGCCCCAATTCTATTTCAAGGTTTGCCATGTGTCTTCCATTAGTGCGACCATATTTATGCCATTTACCTTCCCTTTTATAAGGCTGTGGCTGAGGGTGCTTCTGCTCTTGTTTTCGATGCCTGGAGCTTTCAATATTTACCATACGTTGCTTTTTATCTGGTCGACTGAAAGCAGTAAACACATTTTTCATCCATGTTAgagttaaatttatttaaacaagaaacaattttaatgtttttctccaTTAATCTATTATCTGAACTCTGAAAAAGGATGTTAAATTAATCTGAAGTATAATCCTACTATAACCATATGAAAAAGATTCAGTGAGTTTATACTTTTATCctatagaaagaaaaagtaaacataacTGTGCTGGCAAAGAGGGGAAACACTCAACAGATAAATAGAAATGTGACAATAAAATAATGAGatgtttccattatttttcctcctttcctataaaaattaatcccctctccccccaggggCCTCATCCCTCAGCAGGAATATGTATACATCTCTTACAGAGTCTCTTCCTCAGTCTTACACAGCTAAGGCTTATAAACAATGTCTACACGTACAGTTCTCAGTCTCTATAATCAGGCTTCTGTCACTACTTCACTGAAACACTCCATATAATGCCATCCATGGCCATCCAATTCCCAGCCAAGAAATCcagtcttgtcttttcttttctttctttttttaaagcatttaacacTGAAATATTCCTTACTTGAGATGACCTTTGGATTTTCATGATACCACTCTCTGGCCTTCATTCTCAGCCTTCTTTCTCTACAGCCCCTTAGGTGTTGGTGTTCCCCAGGAGTCTGATAAATACCTCCAGCCTAGactaccaacacacacacagagtcttggCTAGAGACAGAGTCATATAACCAATGGCCAACTAATTCTACTTGTATGTCAACAGGTACCTCCAAACAAAATTCTCATTTTCCAATTCCCCTTACACAAAACCTCCTGGTATTCCTTAGCGTAGCTGATGTCACTATCTAGCGGCCCAACCCAGAAATCTGGAAGTCACTGTTACTTCCTACTTCTCTTTCACAAGAAATACCACCAATTTTACTTACTATATATTGTTCAAATATGCCTCCTCCTTTCTACTCCTGCTACTGCCCTGGTTCCAATATTCATCAGCTTATGTCTATATTGTTTCAAAGACCACTTTCTAGCATCTAGCTTCACCCTTTCCAACAAACCCTTCAGCCTACTGCCAGTGACCCAAAATGCAATAAAGCAAGCACTTCAGCATAAAGTGAAGGTTCTTCATGAtctgaattttttcttctgtttacacCCAGCACTACCTTGCCTCCTTAAAGTAGCATGTCTTCACATCTTCGAATCTGTTGAGTGGAATGTCCTGCCCTATTTGCTTGGCAAGTTCTCACTTCTCCTTAAAAAGCTAGTTGAAAAGAAGTTCAGTTCAAAGGCCATCTCACTTATGAAGCCTTCCCAAATATCTCCAGACTGAAGCTACCATATACATATGCCTCTACACGTCCAATACATTTCTTGTACTGACCTAGTTCTCCAAAAGCTTGTGAGCTCCCTGACTGcaagaatttttcatttgtttcctctgggcagcctcaCAGCACTTTGCACAAGATATGTATTTAATGACTAAAGACACCAAAATCAGTCTCATTATTTTATAGACACATTACATTTATTcaaaaaggtatatatatataaaattatctccaaagtaaaaaataaagctaacatTCGAAGATTAGGTGAGCTTCATGTTACAGAATAGAAAGCTGATATGCAATGGATACAATGTTAGAGGTTATATATAAAGCACACACATTAGAACTTCTGGCTTGCTAAGTTTGCCACACTGATCATGCCTCTACCTTTACCAACAATAATTCtgtaataaatgtattaaatacataatttaatttgTAAATGGAATAGACAAATGAAAGTAAGTGGGACACTTGAATTGTTATTCTGATTTCAAagtgaaatttgtatttttcactcCTAGCTTCCCAAAgtaagtaaacaagaaaaatcaaaggaaaataatttcacttaAAGTGATTATCTTTTCATATAAGgtataatgaaaagaaacaaaataggcTAAAATAGGATTATATATCCTTAACTGATTTTTTAAGACAGAAATTAAACCATTTGCTCAAGTCAAACTGATGATATGAAATTTTCAGTTTGTAAcagattttaacttaaaattttatctttcaactTAATTTATCCTAAATTTTCGGGCAATAAAGTACTTTTACAAATAGTACTTTTGTTTACAAAAAGTACTTttacaaatacagttgacccttgaacaacataggtttgaactTCGTGAGCCTACTTATACATGGATATCTTTCTATAGTAAGTACTTCAGTACTACATGGTCTGTGGTTGGTTCAATTCGCAGATGCAGAGGAACTGCAGATACAGAGTGACTGACTATAGATCACATGCAGATTAACCCCCACATTGTTTACAGGTCAACTACAGTAACATTCTAAGAAACTTATCAAATGATAAAAATTCTATCCAATCTATAAATGTTAAAAACTATTATAATAACATGGTGCTATGTAAACCGACCTGGGTCCATATGGAGGGGAAAAGGTGTGACCAAAGAagtgtctatatatatatccatCCAACTTCTCAAATACTCCAACATTATCTACTTGATATTCCTTCATGTCTTTAAGATAATCTTTAACATCATTAACAAAGTCAGTGAAGAGCTTCTGGTCATGTATAAAGACACCATTTAGGAAAAACTTATTGATGAAGTGATCAAGTTCTTTCCAATGATGAAAACTATCCAGTTTTTCTAACAAATACCTTTCAATTAGCTGTCTAAATTCATCTATCCTTACAGGATTCAACATTTTGACATTAAAAAGGTTAATGGATTCCTGTTGAGCACATTCAAATACACCAGAACAAGCCTTTCTGAAAGAATTATAATTTTCACCACAGTCATGCTTGGCACTGCACTTCTGtgagtttgtattttttccaaattcttcaAAATgagccttttctttccttctctctctttgcaTAGTAGGGCCTCTACTATTCTGGTTTTGTGTGCGTGCCTTATACTGTGGATACAAATATTCACTAAAAACTGTTGGTTTTTTATCTGCTGCTTCTTTTGTAGCACCAAATCTTTTATTGCCTTTTTCATCAAAGATATTCTTGGTGGTATCTTTGAAATGCCTGAAAGTGGATTTAACTGAATCTGAgaactttttcagattttcttttacaGCTTCTTTAgcctgtttaattttttctttatgatgcCTCACAAACTCCTTGGTAGAATTCTTCATGGCATCAAATGTTTCCTTAACAGAACCCAAAAATGTTTCCTTTGACTTATTTTTAGCTCTGTGGTTTCCtctgttccctttcttttttccatcagtttcttgttttccattttgatCTTTTGCTTCAACATACAGTCTCTCCCACAAATCAGAACGCTGCTGTTCAAAGTTTAGCTTGCGCTCCAGCTCAGTGAGTCTTTCCCGtaacatttctatttcctttttttcactgGGAGAGTCTGGGTTGCCATATGACTGACTAGAGCTCAGCTGCTGGAGTTCCACCCTTAAAGCCATGGTTATTAGTCGTTCTCTTTCCAGTTCCCTCCTTAGCATCTTTGCTTCTGCCAACAGAGTCTCCTTTTGATTAAGGAAGCtgtttgttttcagcttttcttcttccaaatgCTGTTTCAGTTTCTGATTTTCTGTAACCAATTCAGCGCTTGTCCCTTTATCTTCCAATATCCTAATCTGTTCTCTTAGTTTCCTTAACTCTTCCTGTAATGAAGATAaggctttttcttccttctccagagATGTTCTAAGATACTCATTTTCTGTATCGAGGttctttttctgagtttcaaAGGACATCTTCTCTGCTTTAGTATGGGTCCAACAGCTTGCAAGGTTTTCCTTCAATGActaaattttttgaaagataagaaagaaaaatgtccagTGCTTTAAAAGCTGAATTTAAATCTTTAAGATATAACAAATACTCAAATGTTTAGTGTCTATTTCTGCAGAGACTATCCTTTATGTAGTtctttcaatatatgaaaattagaaaatacaaggagctgcatcaaaataaaaacatagcatGCTGGAAGAAGACAGCTTTCTATCTTTGACTACAGGAATCTAATCTCTCCTGAGAAGGCTCCTAGAGAGAGTTTAGGAAGGACTAAAGATTCTCTGATCCTTGGGTAAGGGAGATTAtcttttataaaaagtaaaattacagcTAGAGATGACTTCAGGCTTCAAAAAGTTCTGTTTATACTCACTGCgctctttgaaggaaaaaaatttcaataatcTTAGCCCTATTTGAAATATCTTGGTCCTATGCAAATTAACATCTCTAAGTGCAGATAAGTCACACGTTCTCCCATACTGACTGAATCTTGGTAACATTTACAACTAATTTCTccaatttcaaataattttctgaagAGACTGTAACTAGATTAGCAATGTAACTCTGAAATCAGCACCCTTGCTGATAGAGAAAGTATGTCCAATCAGGTTTACAGAATTTTGCTGTAGTGCTAGGTAGCCTTGAATGAtctgatttttcctttcaatACATGTattagtaaaaaaagaaaaactttaatcaCACAGCAAGAAactaaacaatatatttaaacaGGTTAATGGTTATAGCACTATCCAGTCCATTAAAATATCTTCATAAATCAACAAAATGATACTTCAGCTTTGCTTAATTTACTACAAACATTATGACTATTCCCTTTGAATCAGACCAGAAAAACATCTGATttatggagacaaaaaaaaaaaaaagtcctttgaaTGACAgtatttttcacttgaaaaataaCTCTCTCTAATGGATGTTTCACTGTCTAGCTCATTAATCTtcaaagagcaaattaaaatttaaaatttcctgacAGTCATTTCATCTGCTCTCCCTATATGAGAGAAAACAAGTTTCATCTACCCAAAAGAAGTGGACTttggagaatattatgcttagtgaagtaagtcagagaaagacaaatactgtatgatatcacttatacgtggaattcaaaacataatataaacaaatgtatatagcaaaacagaaacagactcagatacagaaaacaaactagtggttaccagtgaggagagggaaaggggaggggcacattaagggtatgggattaagagatacaaactactaccatgtataaaatacataagcaacaGGATATATTGTATACCACAGGAAATTATAggcattatcttataataacttttaatgtataatctgtaaaaatactgaatcactatgctgtacacctgatataatactgtaaatcaactacacttaagtaattttttaagtgaACTATGGAGTAGAACTGACTAATGTAACATTATCTTTAAATGCACAAGCACGGAGAGCACCACAGAATGACTGGAGGGTACAATATTCTGTATCCAGTAAACTCTAAAATCTTAAATTAAGTGACTAATAAGAGAATCCTGGACAGGTCTTCCATGATGATCTTCAAAATCCAAACCACATTTAACAGCTGGAGACAAGAGGTTTGCAAGAACTGACTCAGTAAAAATCTACACAGGGCGAGTCTCcttacagccaacatcattctatgGAATCAGAAACCATGATGGTAAAGAAGAAAATGGCTGCTCTTTTTTATAACATCCTCTGCTCAAGGCAGGGAAAACTATTTACAATTAACTTCAGAAGTCCCTCCCTGAAAGATATAATTCAGATATTAAGTGGGATTCTGTCTTCCAAAGAAATATAATCATAACcctataaagaatatatatatatatatatataaattgtgaAGAAAATTTagggaaatggaaggaaaaaggaacagTTTACCTTTCTACCCTGAGCTTATCTATAATCCCTACACCATTCCTAGGCAAGAACTAGAGAGGAGACCAGGTATTTTCTAATCCTCATAAACCCAGAATGGACATCACAGTCCTGTTAGAGCTAGGTGAATTTCAGGTATGAAAGTGTAacatgctttctctttcttcataaCTGAcacaaaatcagagaaaaaggaCCAGCTGATTATTTCCCTTGATCAAGGGTGGCTCCTAGAGAAGCCACAaactctcctcttcctctctcactgaatgaaaatgttttgcttggctctataaaaataatgttaatcatgttttatatgtaacataaatgaaaataatggtaACTATAATATAGTGATTAGGAATAACATCTTTGGAGTCAGATTAACAGAATTAAATTCAGCTCTGCTGGTTGCTAGACATGGGAAAGTTAACTTTTTTGAACCTCTTTCCCATCTATAATCTGCCAGATGTGgcaagaaataagagaaatactgtatgtgaGGTACAACAATAACCAGgacacagtaagtactcaatcATCAAGTACCAATATTATTGATTTACTAATCTGCACTGTACTTATATCTGAATAGCATAATAATTATTGgctaacaaaatttttaaaatttattactaGTACATACCTTATAATCTACAAACGACTCTTGTTCCTGTTGACACTGGGAAAGATAATCCTTCATGTCATTCAATTCATCTTCATGTATCTTTCTGACTAACTGTTGACGTTTCTGAATCTGAATTGtgcctaaaaataaaactttttattagGGATACATAACATAAATGGCacgattaatatttttaaacatacaataaaacatttattttgcatatatatttaactgCTTAATCAAGACAGgatcattttcttcaaaatatcagCATTTCACAGTTCTATAAAAATTCTGATTATTATAAACAAAGAAGGAATAAGTAAAATCTTATGGTGTCATTCATCAAATGGTGGCATATGGATGTTATTTATAAATCAGGCCAAGTAGgttaatatatttcttattttatttagcatacaCCAGGGATATTTAAGCAGTGCACTATCCTTTTGATTAAAACAAGCCAGACCATATTACCTTaccaaacaaaataatttatgtaatgtTTCTGTCTTACTATATTGAAGGCACTCAAGTCTGTGGTTTTTAAGGGCTCTCTTGAGGTACATAAAGTGTTGCATTCCTCACttcaacagaaagaaacaaaccaTGGGTCTATTCACAGGTTATAAGTCactaaggaaaaatgaaaatgtctatttttccTCACTATATTTTGCCTAAATGACACAGCACAAGCCCAAAAAGAATAGCAAGGAAAATAATTGGCTAACTATGATTACCCACCATTCTCAAAGCCAGATCTTTTAAGAACTCTGCATTAGTTAGGTCTGTATTGGAGTATCACCATCCCTATCCCAGTGATAAAGGAACCGCAAATTAATCAGGATGTTCTATATTTTCACCctaaaaatcaaaatgttaaTTTGCGAAGACATGCTATTCACATGCTTCATGcttgagaaaaaaacaacactaaACCAAAAAGAAGGCAAAATGCATTTGGCAACCATAATATTACATCTACTGAGTGGCATGCCATTACATAAACACATCACAGAATTTGGTAATGAGAGAATATAATAATTAATAGTTTGTTGATTTCtgaaaaattaacttatttcatCGGTACGTCTTGAAAACCACTAAAGAGAAAACTTTTGCCAAATTGCAGACAACTGTTACCAGTTAATAGCTATGATATTCTGTTAGAATTCACTTCTCcacaataaataggaaaaaaatcacaaatttgcATGGCAAAATCGTTTCAATATTACTCAAAAGAATCTCAGAGTTTTTGAAACACTGTAATTTATCTATAGTTCCCAAAGCAACAGAACACTTCTAACTTTTTCTCAAGCCGCTAACAATGAATTTGTTTGGCcactggaaaataatttaaaaatgtgttgagaTCTGAGTTTTCGGTACTATTACATAGCATATGTTTGATGACTGTCATTGTGCCCTTTATCAATCAACCTCACTAACTAttaggtttttttccctctacaTCTTCAGCTGCCTAACTATAAAGTTTTACAACCCAGGGTGTAAGGCCTTCTGGTTATGTCCACAAATCTGCCTCCCTTAACCAAATAAACCCACTGTCAGGTTTTGCTAACAACTGCTGTAAGACTTCTCTTCTACAGATAGAGTCTCTACCTCACCACAGCTTGCAGCCAATACATCCAGCTGCCTGTTGAGCATAATTTTTGAGgtgtcttcattaaaaaaaaaaaaaaaacttacttcaGCACCTGCCctaatttattctaaaataaagttgGGTGAAAACAAACTAAACTGTGCTCACCATGTACTGTACTAACTTTTATCATCTAGCAAAACCCTTCCCCTCAAACTCCCCCAACGCCAAAAGTAAAGCAACTAACACACTTCTACACTTCttggaatttaaaaagtaaaccacCAATATCTCAAGTATCCAGGGTCAAAGTTCTATGTTCCATTGTTACTTTAGTGTCCCTTATTTCACCAATCTTCTCTCCAACCCCACCATCACTAGAACTGGCAAGGTCCTGATCACCAAATACCTGAATTACAAAACCTTCTAGCTGACTGTTCTAATTTATCCCACACTATTTTCCTGcacttttcttctaaaattactGCTGCCAGGTCACTCTATAAATCAAACTCTCCTACTCAGAGTCCAAGATGTTTTACAATATAATAGCATCCCACATATTCCAACCTTATATTccattatttctaaatattctgcTATAATCCTGCCAGTCTTTTCAGTACTCCCAAAACTAGCAAGTTTACTTTCAGGTTATCAGGTTCTGCACTGCTAGAACATTCTACTTTCCTTCCACATAGCATAAGCATAAGTCCACACCCAACTCAAATCCTACCATCTCTAGGATGACTCAGTGTCATAAAATGAAATTCACTGTTGATTTAGGATATGGATAGTCTACaggtaaaagaaagaataagacaGGTGCTtcatcaagattttaaaaaaaaaaatttgtatgcaCTTTCAGGACCTGAAACAGTGACAAACACCTATAGTACATTCTTTTACTATCCTCAGTCCTTCTAGCTCTCTCTTCCTTCCAAAATAGATCTGACACTTCAAATTTACATGGAGCCAATGTCTGTCAGTGTTCTGAGTGATTAACTTAGTAGTGTGTTCTTGTTAAATGATTGTAAAGCAAATGACTGATTATGGAGTGCCTGGGAAATTCAAGCTGGCTCTAAAACCAACTCAAAAGAACCCTCAAAGTATTGAGATCAGTgccacaattaagaaaaaaaatgtgatgtcCTTAAAAGTGACTTTGAAAAGCTATCATTCAGGTTAAGTTTTTGTATATTCCCTGAGCCAATCTCATTAGTATATAAGACCTATTAGTATGAAGGTTGTTCCTATTCTGAAAACCTGGTTTGAAATActgcaggaaaatattttattaaatgtaattaataaagtaaattttacaaGTAACCAAAATTCTTAAGTAACAGGGCAATAATTTCTCAATTTTGAAAGCACTCCTAATTGatcattctacaaaatacttaaAGATCATGCAATTTATAGGGTTTTAATGCAATGTGGATTAACATTAAATTActgtccaatttttttttttagtaagagaaaaagattaaaataagacCTTCTCCTTTGTTACCTCCATGTTTACCTGCAAGGGGAAAAAACCATGCtcaaaaaaatgtattcatatatttGCTCCAGCTAGATAATAAACAagttaaatacatatttcaagTCAAATCTCATCACAACAAACTTCAAGGGAGGATACAAATTACATGATCCCAATATTAAATTCAAGCAGACATCCACCAGGAGtctacttatttttattaatataaaggTAAATAGGAAACACATTTTACTGACTCTGACTTCAAACAAGAATTGGTTGTCTTCGTTACATTTCTTCTAACATTACACTGTGTTGAATAATACATCTTTTCCACAAATCAACAAAGGGTACATGTAATTCTTCAATTTTAAGGAACACACTGTTGGAAGGAACTAGTAAAACCAGATTACTCAGAAAGCCAAACTGTGGATTATGTAGGCAAAAATCCTAAAAGTAGTTAATATAAGGCAAACTGAAATCTGTGAAGTTGACAAGATCAAAGACATTCGTTTAAGtgtgtttttcaaaattctaataATGCAAAAAGTATGAAAGCTCAGTTCTCAGTCTTATCTTTGTACAAATATACACCTTAAATAAGATTCAATGGTTAGACTccctaaagaaaaataacaccACATGgaattccttcctcttttcacCCAGGATACTTTTAATGAAAGGTTCTGCATTAAGAAAACTATTAATCAATGTAAATAAACACTAGCAAGGATAATAGTGAGAAAaggataaaacaaatgaattcttATGTCATGTGAATCACGGAAGGAACAACAATGATCACAAAATACAAC from the Hippopotamus amphibius kiboko isolate mHipAmp2 chromosome 2, mHipAmp2.hap2, whole genome shotgun sequence genome contains:
- the CCPG1 gene encoding cell cycle progression protein 1 isoform X1 — translated: MSENSSDSDSSCGWTVISHEGSDIEMVNSERGAASASCELTPECSSLSQEQLQVLQVEQGESSQNGTVLMGGTTYPAVEEMKSALEGEEEKLPDDNLYFGTVSDDSDIVTLDPPKLEEIGNQEEAIIVKEAQSLEDFNMGSSSSSQYTFCQPETERWWEKLWKIPECIRGWDDQLKHHVPSQLAFQVFSSQPSDDESSSDETSRQPSLAFRRRRARKKTVSSSETEERLLAEQETEPSKELCKRQFSSGLNKCVILALVIAISMGFGHFYGTIQIQKRQQLVRKIHEDELNDMKDYLSQCQQEQESFVDYKSLKENLASCWTHTKAEKMSFETQKKNLDTENEYLRTSLEKEEKALSSLQEELRKLREQIRILEDKGTSAELVTENQKLKQHLEEEKLKTNSFLNQKETLLAEAKMLRRELERERLITMALRVELQQLSSSQSYGNPDSPSEKKEIEMLRERLTELERKLNFEQQRSDLWERLYVEAKDQNGKQETDGKKKGNRGNHRAKNKSKETFLGSVKETFDAMKNSTKEFVRHHKEKIKQAKEAVKENLKKFSDSVKSTFRHFKDTTKNIFDEKGNKRFGATKEAADKKPTVFSEYLYPQYKARTQNQNSRGPTMQRERRKEKAHFEEFGKNTNSQKCSAKHDCGENYNSFRKACSGVFECAQQESINLFNVKMLNPVRIDEFRQLIERYLLEKLDSFHHWKELDHFINKFFLNGVFIHDQKLFTDFVNDVKDYLKDMKEYQVDNVGVFEKLDGYIYRHFFGHTFSPPYGPSRPDKKQRMVNIESSRHRKQEQKHPQPQPYKREGKWHKYGRTNGRHMANLEIELGQLPFDPKY
- the CCPG1 gene encoding cell cycle progression protein 1 isoform X3, encoding MSENSSDSDSSCGWTVISHEGSDIEMVNSERGAASASCELTPECSSLSQEQLQVLQVEQGESSQNGTVLMGGTTYPAVEEMKSALEGEEEKLPDDNLYFGTVSDDSDIVTLDPPKLEEIGNQEEAIIVKEAQSLEDFNMGSSSSSQYTFCQPETVFSSQPSDDESSSDETSRQPSLAFRRRRARKKTVSSSETEERLLAEQETEPSKELCKRQFSSGLNKCVILALVIAISMGFGHFYGTIQIQKRQQLVRKIHEDELNDMKDYLSQCQQEQESFVDYKSLKENLASCWTHTKAEKMSFETQKKNLDTENEYLRTSLEKEEKALSSLQEELRKLREQIRILEDKGTSAELVTENQKLKQHLEEEKLKTNSFLNQKETLLAEAKMLRRELERERLITMALRVELQQLSSSQSYGNPDSPSEKKEIEMLRERLTELERKLNFEQQRSDLWERLYVEAKDQNGKQETDGKKKGNRGNHRAKNKSKETFLGSVKETFDAMKNSTKEFVRHHKEKIKQAKEAVKENLKKFSDSVKSTFRHFKDTTKNIFDEKGNKRFGATKEAADKKPTVFSEYLYPQYKARTQNQNSRGPTMQRERRKEKAHFEEFGKNTNSQKCSAKHDCGENYNSFRKACSGVFECAQQESINLFNVKMLNPVRIDEFRQLIERYLLEKLDSFHHWKELDHFINKFFLNGVFIHDQKLFTDFVNDVKDYLKDMKEYQVDNVGVFEKLDGYIYRHFFGHTFSPPYGPSRPDKKQRMVNIESSRHRKQEQKHPQPQPYKREGKWHKYGRTNGRHMANLEIELGQLPFDPKY
- the CCPG1 gene encoding cell cycle progression protein 1 isoform X2, with amino-acid sequence MSENSSDSDSSCGWTVISHEGSDIEMVNSERGAASASCELTPECSSLSQEQLQVLQVEQGESSQNGTVLMGGTTYPAVEEMKSALEGEEEKLPDDNLYFGTVSDDSDIVTLDPPKLEEIGNQEEAIIVKEAQSLEDFNMGSSSSSQYTFCQPETERWWEKLWKIPECIRGWDDQLKHHVPSQLAFQVFSSQPSDDESSSDETSRQPSLAFRRRRARKKTVSSSETEERLLAEQETEPSKELCKRQFSSGLNKCVILALVIAISMGFGHFYGTIQIQKRQQLVRKIHEDELNDMKDYLSQCQQEQESFVDYKSLKENLASCWTHTKAEKMSFETQKKNLDTENEYLRTSLEKEEKALSSLQEELRKLREQIRILEDKGTSAELVTENQKLKQHLEEEKLKTNSFLNQKETLLAEAKMLRRELERERLITMALRVELQQLSSSQSYGNPDSPSEKKEIEMLRERLTELERKLNFEQQRSDLWERLYVEAKDQNGKQETDGKKKGNRGNHRAKNKSKETFLGSVKETFDAMKNSTKEFVRHHKEKIKQAKEAVKENLKKFSDSVKSTFRHFKDTTKNIFDEKGNKRFGATKEAADKKPTVFSEYLYPQYKARTQNQNSRGPTMQRERRKEKAHFEEFGKNTNSQKCSAKHDCGENYNSFRKACSGVFECAQQESINLFNVKMLNPVRIDEFRQLIERYLLEKLDSFHHWKELDHFINKFFLNGVFIHDQKLFTDFVNDVKDYLKDMKEYQVDNVGVFEKLDGYIYRHFFGHTFSPPYGPSRPDKKQRMVNIESSRHRKQEQKHPQPQPYKREEPVDL